The Bacteroidota bacterium genome has a segment encoding these proteins:
- a CDS encoding bifunctional riboflavin kinase/FAD synthetase — protein MKVYYNIPDVPLINNPVVTIGTFDGVHTGHVEILELLKKIGHQINGETVIITFHRHPRKVLYPDDDSLKMLTSLEEKLQLFEQRGIDHVLILTFGKDISQLEPEDFVKDILVNGMGAKHLVIGHDHRFGKNRKGDFNTMLQLAKVYNFEVREIPPFLVEGITVSSTKIRNALTIDNNLQKANHLLGRKYSLSGKVVIGNQNGHKLGFPTCNLFIKDNSKLIPANGVYAAIASVAGKQMQAVVNIGNRPTFNLTGTVVEAHLLNFEGDLYGEELTLQFIERLRDEQKFESLDALKIQIGKDIAIAEKIFANTI, from the coding sequence GTGAAGGTCTATTATAATATACCAGACGTACCACTTATCAATAACCCAGTGGTAACTATTGGCACCTTCGATGGTGTACACACAGGGCATGTTGAAATTCTTGAATTACTTAAAAAAATCGGTCACCAAATAAACGGAGAAACTGTTATCATAACTTTTCACCGCCACCCTCGCAAAGTATTGTATCCTGACGATGACTCGCTAAAAATGCTCACCTCCCTTGAAGAGAAACTACAATTATTTGAGCAAAGAGGAATAGACCATGTTTTAATTTTAACATTTGGAAAGGATATATCGCAACTGGAACCTGAAGATTTTGTAAAAGATATATTGGTGAATGGCATGGGGGCCAAGCATTTGGTGATAGGCCACGACCACCGGTTTGGCAAAAACCGTAAAGGCGACTTTAATACCATGCTACAATTGGCCAAAGTATATAATTTTGAGGTGCGAGAAATACCTCCTTTTTTGGTTGAAGGTATTACCGTGAGCTCTACCAAAATTAGAAATGCATTAACCATTGATAATAATTTACAGAAAGCCAATCATTTACTCGGACGTAAATACTCCCTAAGTGGTAAAGTGGTTATAGGTAATCAAAACGGACATAAGTTGGGATTTCCAACCTGTAATTTATTTATAAAAGATAACAGCAAACTTATCCCTGCAAATGGCGTTTATGCAGCAATAGCAAGTGTGGCGGGTAAGCAAATGCAAGCAGTTGTAAATATTGGAAACCGTCCCACATTCAATTTAACAGGTACCGTGGTGGAAGCACATTTATTAAATTTTGAAGGCGATTTATATGGTGAAGAATTGACCTTACAATTTATAGAGCGATTGCGTGACGAACAAAAATTTGAAAGTTTGGACGCACTAAAAATACAAATAGGAAAAGATATAGCAATTGCAGAAAAAATATTTGCGAACACTATATGA
- a CDS encoding undecaprenyl-diphosphate phosphatase, with protein sequence MSIIEKIILAIIEGLTEFIPVSSTAHMKMASMLLKTDTTVELETFLVAVQFGGILAVVVVYWKKFFQSFDLYIKLAIGVLPFGLLGLLLEKYIDKLLVGNGTLPAVVISLSLIIVGFVLLYIDSWYHKNKKFNRTNITYMQSLRIGLFQCFALIPGVSRSAATIFGGLAQKLSWKQATEFSFFLAVPTIFAASIYKLHKNWDQVSEIPDFVRDLAICNVVSFIIALITISAFINFINKIGFRAFGIYRIAVGLLFLIFALKS encoded by the coding sequence TTGAAGGCTTAACAGAGTTTATACCTGTGTCGTCTACAGCCCACATGAAAATGGCTTCAATGCTGCTAAAAACTGACACCACAGTAGAATTGGAAACATTTTTAGTAGCGGTACAATTTGGAGGAATACTTGCCGTAGTTGTAGTATATTGGAAAAAGTTTTTCCAAAGTTTTGATTTATATATAAAATTAGCCATTGGCGTGCTCCCTTTTGGATTATTAGGACTACTCCTAGAAAAATATATTGATAAATTACTGGTAGGTAATGGCACTTTACCCGCAGTAGTTATTTCGCTTTCACTCATTATAGTTGGTTTTGTATTATTGTATATCGATAGTTGGTATCATAAGAATAAAAAATTCAACCGTACGAATATCACCTATATGCAATCGTTGAGGATTGGCCTCTTCCAATGCTTTGCATTGATACCAGGTGTTAGTCGCAGTGCCGCCACCATATTTGGGGGACTAGCCCAAAAGCTTAGCTGGAAGCAAGCTACAGAGTTTTCATTTTTCTTAGCTGTACCTACAATTTTTGCCGCATCAATATATAAACTTCATAAAAACTGGGATCAGGTTTCTGAAATACCTGATTTTGTTAGAGACCTCGCCATTTGTAATGTTGTATCATTTATAATTGCCTTAATTACTATTTCTGCCTTTATTAATTTTATCAATAAAATTGGCTTCAGGGCATTTGGTATTTATAGAATCGCAGTTGGTTTATTGTTTTTGATTTTCGCTCTTAAAAGTTGA
- the coaE gene encoding dephospho-CoA kinase (Dephospho-CoA kinase (CoaE) performs the final step in coenzyme A biosynthesis.), which translates to MIKVGLTGNIGSGKSTVARIFKSMDVPVFVADEESKKLMVSNPELILKIKELLGEKAYLSSGGLDRSYIANIVFNDALMLEKLNQIVHPAIENYYIEWCKQYTTEKYTIKEAAILFESGTYKTCDKIITVACDTETAIKRAVARDGKNTASIKARLNNQMPQEKKISLSHYVIWNNEGDEVLPKVMEIHKALSVQ; encoded by the coding sequence ATGATAAAAGTAGGATTAACTGGTAATATCGGAAGTGGTAAATCTACCGTGGCCCGCATTTTTAAATCGATGGATGTGCCTGTTTTTGTGGCCGATGAAGAATCAAAAAAATTGATGGTAAGCAATCCCGAACTTATCTTAAAAATAAAAGAACTATTGGGCGAAAAAGCCTATTTGTCAAGTGGTGGACTTGATCGTTCTTATATAGCAAATATAGTATTTAACGATGCATTGATGCTGGAAAAACTAAATCAAATAGTACACCCCGCCATCGAAAATTATTATATAGAATGGTGCAAACAATATACGACAGAAAAATATACTATTAAGGAAGCTGCTATATTATTTGAAAGTGGAACCTATAAAACTTGCGATAAAATAATTACCGTTGCTTGCGACACAGAAACTGCGATAAAACGAGCAGTTGCAAGAGATGGAAAAAATACAGCAAGTATAAAAGCCCGATTAAATAATCAAATGCCGCAAGAAAAAAAAATATCGCTAAGCCATTATGTTATATGGAATAATGAGGGTGATGAAGTATTACCTAAAGTGATGGAAATACACAAGGCCTTGAGCGTGCAATAA
- the truB gene encoding tRNA pseudouridine(55) synthase TruB, protein MNKAENPGEIILVDKPLFWTSFAVVGYYKHLLKPIKVGHAGTLDPLATGLLLLCTGKKTKEISTIQQMPKVYTGRFILGYTSASYDLETETIPSFVTDIDEEKISEAVKTFEGDIIQIPPAHSAIKVDGVRSYEMIRLGVELEIKPRWTTVYKFEVQKSGENIYNFEVCCSKGTYIRTLINDLGTKLGCGALLIELRRTMIGDYNVDNANKIDTLNVHRGGKIKDKVYHIQDSIFLQKINFNSEGLL, encoded by the coding sequence TTGAACAAAGCAGAAAATCCTGGCGAAATCATATTGGTTGATAAACCTTTATTTTGGACCTCATTCGCCGTAGTTGGCTATTATAAACATTTGTTAAAACCTATCAAAGTTGGCCATGCCGGCACACTTGATCCATTAGCCACTGGTTTGCTATTGCTGTGTACTGGCAAAAAAACCAAAGAAATTTCCACCATTCAGCAAATGCCCAAGGTATATACTGGAAGATTTATTTTGGGATACACTTCTGCATCTTACGATTTGGAAACTGAAACTATTCCATCATTTGTTACTGATATTGATGAAGAAAAAATTTCTGAAGCAGTAAAAACATTTGAAGGTGATATTATACAAATCCCTCCTGCCCACTCAGCCATAAAAGTAGATGGTGTTCGCAGTTATGAAATGATTAGGCTAGGTGTAGAACTGGAAATAAAACCTCGATGGACCACTGTATATAAATTTGAAGTGCAGAAATCGGGTGAGAATATATATAATTTTGAAGTTTGTTGCAGCAAAGGAACCTATATCAGAACTTTAATAAACGACTTGGGAACAAAACTAGGCTGCGGTGCGTTATTAATAGAATTAAGACGCACCATGATAGGAGATTATAATGTTGATAATGCAAATAAAATTGACACTTTAAATGTACATCGGGGTGGAAAAATAAAAGATAAAGTCTATCATATTCAAGATAGTATATTTTTGCAGAAAATAAATTTTAACAGTGAAGGTCTATTATAA